In a genomic window of Flavobacterium crassostreae:
- a CDS encoding ISAon1 family transposase — translation MDSSPNDCNAIASFYGVSGKNLQHQYKDFLSDFKIWDQKLHAKQWLIFPENIGKRLSIDETSLSNGELYTILTNKAGKGKKGTIVAMIAGTKAETVIAIIERIPLKQRNLVTEITLDMAGNMGLIAKKSFPNATRVIDRFHVQKLATEALQEIRIKYRWQAIDQENQAIEKAKKNKKRFEPEVLTNGDTIKQLLARSRYFLYKNKSKWTANQLQRALLLFELYPDIKEAYNLSQELRNIFENTTDKIIGFARLAKWHEKVNQSGFKSFNTISRSIMNHYQSILNYFDNRSTNASAESFNAKIKAFRSQFRGVRNVEFFLFRLTTIYA, via the coding sequence ATAGATTCCAGCCCAAATGATTGTAATGCTATCGCCTCTTTCTATGGCGTTAGCGGTAAAAATCTACAACATCAATACAAAGATTTTCTAAGTGATTTCAAAATATGGGATCAAAAACTACACGCAAAACAATGGCTTATATTTCCAGAAAACATAGGCAAACGCTTATCAATTGACGAAACCTCCTTGTCCAATGGCGAACTCTATACTATTTTGACCAACAAAGCTGGAAAGGGAAAGAAAGGAACTATAGTGGCTATGATTGCAGGAACCAAAGCTGAAACGGTAATCGCTATCATTGAAAGAATCCCTCTTAAACAACGAAATCTAGTCACCGAGATAACCCTAGATATGGCAGGAAATATGGGGCTCATTGCCAAGAAATCCTTTCCTAATGCAACTCGCGTAATCGACCGGTTCCACGTTCAAAAATTGGCTACAGAAGCTTTACAGGAAATAAGAATTAAATACCGTTGGCAAGCTATAGACCAAGAAAATCAGGCAATAGAAAAAGCGAAGAAAAACAAGAAAAGATTTGAGCCTGAAGTATTGACTAATGGAGATACTATTAAGCAGTTACTTGCTAGAAGTAGGTATTTCTTATACAAGAATAAATCAAAATGGACGGCGAATCAATTACAACGAGCATTATTGTTGTTTGAATTATATCCCGACATAAAAGAAGCTTACAATCTATCTCAAGAATTACGGAACATTTTTGAAAACACAACCGATAAAATCATTGGTTTTGCCAGACTAGCTAAATGGCATGAAAAAGTAAATCAATCTGGATTTAAGTCTTTCAATACAATCTCAAGATCGATAATGAATCATTATCAAAGCATATTAAACTATTTTGATAACAGAAGTACTAATGCATCAGCAGAATCGTTCAATGCAAAAATAAAAGCATTTAGATCTCAATTTAGAGGGGTTCGAAATGTAGAATTCTTTCTTTTTAGGCTAACTACTATTTATGCCTAA
- a CDS encoding porin family protein, protein MKTLHKNKRLHLFFIHILLLSGFSVYSQQDTTVLKEETTTKIDSLYREDQFFFSFTYNTLQNKPSRMAQNKFSTGFSVGVLRDMPINKERTIAFASGLGLTYNNYIQNLSIQGSSQKALYAILEEQYQTNKISQLFIDLPIEFRWRNSTYQSHKFWRVYGGVKGSYLLYDRTVFDGDSGKSIIKGNKDFNKLLYGVYVAAGYNTINLYAYYGLNPLFASAKIEDKNIQLKALNVGLIFYIL, encoded by the coding sequence ATGAAAACATTGCATAAAAACAAAAGGCTGCATCTTTTTTTTATCCATATACTCCTCTTGTCTGGTTTTTCGGTTTATTCGCAACAAGATACTACAGTACTAAAAGAAGAAACAACTACCAAAATAGACTCTCTGTACCGAGAAGACCAGTTTTTTTTTAGTTTTACTTACAATACCTTGCAAAATAAGCCCTCAAGAATGGCGCAAAATAAGTTTTCAACTGGTTTTTCGGTTGGTGTTTTAAGAGATATGCCCATAAATAAAGAACGCACTATTGCTTTTGCATCCGGATTAGGCCTTACCTATAATAACTATATACAAAATTTGAGTATCCAAGGCAGTAGTCAAAAAGCACTATACGCCATTTTAGAGGAGCAGTACCAGACCAATAAAATCTCGCAACTATTTATAGACCTTCCTATTGAGTTTAGATGGCGCAATTCTACCTATCAGAGCCATAAGTTTTGGCGAGTTTATGGCGGAGTTAAAGGCAGTTATCTGCTTTATGACAGAACCGTGTTTGATGGAGATTCTGGCAAATCCATTATTAAAGGCAATAAAGATTTTAATAAATTACTGTATGGTGTTTATGTAGCTGCGGGATATAATACCATTAATTTATATGCTTATTATGGTTTGAACCCTCTGTTTGCATCTGCAAAAATAGAAGATAAAAACATCCAGCTCAAAGCGCTTAATGTTGGGCTTATTTTTTACATATTATAG
- a CDS encoding ISAon1 family transposase N-terminal region protein: MQDSFVDLLKLLLPEIIVEYFELTSYKKEEEILHLYLKEINSIPKEHRQSKLSSKGFFDEITVQDFPIRGHQVYLHITRRRWLNEDTGKVVFRDWNLVADGTRVTQEFASFLKEIHRFQPK; the protein is encoded by the coding sequence ATGCAAGATTCTTTTGTCGACCTTCTCAAGTTGTTACTTCCTGAAATCATAGTTGAATACTTTGAACTGACTTCCTATAAAAAAGAGGAAGAGATACTTCATCTTTACTTAAAGGAGATTAATTCAATTCCTAAAGAACATCGACAATCTAAATTAAGTTCAAAAGGGTTCTTTGATGAAATAACAGTTCAGGATTTCCCTATCCGTGGGCATCAGGTATATCTTCATATCACTCGAAGAAGATGGCTGAATGAAGATACTGGAAAAGTAGTTTTTAGAGATTGGAATTTAGTAGCAGACGGAACTCGTGTAACCCAGGAGTTTGCGTCTTTTTTAAAAGAGATCCATAGATTCCAGCCCAAATGA
- a CDS encoding glycosyltransferase family 117 protein: MNKATFNFNKWNTILGWITFGIALITYTLTVEPTMSFWDCGEYIATAAKLQVGHPPGAPLFQMIGAFFAMFASDAQHIALMVNMTSVFSSAFTILFLFWSSSMILQKLVLRISAPNKNNQIVVLGSSFVGALAFTYSDSFWFNAVEAEVYAMASLLIALLLWLGLRWEQEMNTARGDRWLLLISLVVGLSFGVHFMALLTIPSIGFLYFFKNYKTVTVKNFLIANVVVISILLFIFKLLLPLTMAFFGKTEIFMVNTFGMPFNSGTILVGLVIIAFFYFGLKYTRNKAMVQYNTLLLCILFILIGFSTWMMLPIRANANTVINENKPSDAAEVLAYYNREQYGVNPLFYGPQYTEKFAGLDKDTPYLDKAPNYERDYKTGKYVIVNNFKNAEQNSDNDQKTILPRMWSSDHIENYMNFTKAPEFRINPNYNYEDDLAQYGIDVNALSEEDYNKATAQLKNEIQKTVQQFRQAYAQKQIDNQDYLKFLTSYNEYLIIDKPSTIDNLSFMVEYQFGYMYWRYLMWNFVGRQNDLQGRYDNQDGNWISGIAFIDSLHLGSQDNLPTDVLTNKGRNTYYFLPFILGLIGIMFHASKDRKSFYVLLSLFLFTGIALKIYLNERPFEPRERDYALVGSFYVFAIWIGFGVYSLYETIKEYLAPKIAAPTVIAASLLAAPVLMGYQNWDDHDRSGKYTATAMAKAYLESCDPNAILFTIGDNDTFPLWYAQEIEGVRTDVKLVNTSLFMTDWYIDQMKTKTYESEALPISFTHDQYVGDKLDYVVSIPKTENRWEIKDFLSFIKNPKSTVTMQNGQTIHFYPTNKIRIPVDKNTIIQNKVVASKYNDSIVPYIDVDISGRALYKNRLMMLDIVANNNWKRPIYFSPGAFDDEDYLWMKNYLQLEGLVYKLVPVKTTVPKDASPLDLGQVDTDKMIQIVNKWEWGNSDSNHIYHDPETRRESINYRTNLARLMNQLILEGKTQKAAEIIDLAMTKMPLEKFNYYSLLEPFADGYYKVNQKQKAQKLLQTLVHKYQENLNYYRTLAAADQTSLAIDIITDIERYRSLVQVMQNNKDLGFYNQHKKTFNTYIEIFQRFGREKE; this comes from the coding sequence ATGAACAAGGCGACATTCAATTTCAATAAATGGAACACTATTCTAGGCTGGATTACATTTGGAATCGCATTAATTACCTACACACTTACCGTTGAACCTACTATGAGTTTCTGGGATTGTGGAGAATATATTGCTACAGCAGCTAAACTACAAGTAGGCCATCCTCCTGGAGCGCCTTTATTTCAAATGATTGGCGCTTTTTTTGCTATGTTTGCCTCAGATGCACAACATATTGCTTTGATGGTAAACATGACTTCGGTGTTTTCGAGCGCTTTTACCATTTTGTTTTTGTTTTGGTCATCGTCAATGATTTTACAAAAATTAGTTCTTCGGATTTCTGCACCCAATAAAAATAACCAGATAGTGGTTCTAGGAAGCTCTTTTGTGGGAGCCTTAGCTTTTACTTATTCGGATAGTTTTTGGTTCAATGCCGTTGAGGCCGAGGTTTACGCAATGGCTTCTTTGTTAATTGCCTTGTTGTTGTGGTTGGGTTTAAGATGGGAGCAAGAGATGAATACTGCCAGAGGAGACCGATGGTTGTTACTTATTTCCCTTGTGGTAGGACTCTCTTTTGGAGTGCATTTTATGGCATTACTGACAATACCTTCTATTGGTTTTTTATATTTTTTTAAAAACTACAAAACCGTTACAGTCAAAAATTTTCTTATTGCAAATGTAGTCGTGATCTCTATATTGCTATTCATTTTTAAATTACTGCTGCCGCTAACGATGGCCTTTTTTGGTAAGACCGAAATATTTATGGTCAATACTTTTGGGATGCCTTTTAATTCTGGAACCATATTGGTCGGCTTGGTTATCATTGCGTTCTTTTATTTTGGATTAAAATACACCCGCAACAAAGCAATGGTGCAGTACAATACTTTATTGTTGTGCATTTTATTTATTTTGATTGGATTTTCGACCTGGATGATGCTCCCAATTAGAGCAAATGCAAATACGGTTATCAACGAAAACAAACCTTCGGATGCTGCAGAGGTTTTGGCCTATTACAACAGAGAGCAATATGGAGTCAACCCTCTTTTTTATGGCCCTCAATATACCGAAAAATTTGCAGGACTAGACAAAGACACCCCATATTTAGACAAAGCGCCCAACTATGAGCGAGATTACAAAACCGGAAAATACGTTATTGTAAATAATTTTAAAAATGCAGAACAAAATAGTGACAACGATCAAAAAACTATTTTGCCTAGAATGTGGAGCTCGGATCATATTGAAAATTATATGAATTTTACTAAAGCACCCGAATTTAGAATTAACCCAAACTACAATTACGAAGACGATCTAGCACAATATGGCATTGATGTAAATGCACTATCTGAAGAGGATTATAACAAAGCTACTGCGCAGTTAAAAAATGAAATTCAGAAAACGGTACAGCAATTTCGACAGGCTTACGCCCAAAAACAAATTGACAATCAAGATTATCTGAAGTTTTTGACTAGCTATAATGAATATCTAATTATAGACAAGCCTTCCACTATAGACAATCTTAGTTTTATGGTCGAATACCAATTTGGCTACATGTATTGGAGGTATTTGATGTGGAATTTTGTTGGTAGACAAAATGACCTACAAGGAAGATACGATAACCAAGACGGAAATTGGATCAGCGGAATTGCATTTATAGACAGCCTTCACCTTGGATCTCAAGACAATCTTCCTACGGATGTACTAACCAATAAAGGACGCAATACGTATTATTTCTTGCCGTTTATCCTTGGACTGATCGGGATTATGTTTCACGCAAGTAAAGACCGCAAAAGCTTTTACGTACTACTTTCCTTATTTTTATTTACGGGTATTGCCCTAAAAATATACTTAAACGAACGTCCTTTTGAACCTAGAGAGCGAGATTATGCCTTGGTGGGATCGTTTTATGTGTTTGCAATCTGGATTGGCTTTGGAGTCTATTCTCTTTATGAAACCATCAAGGAGTATTTAGCCCCCAAAATCGCCGCTCCTACGGTTATTGCCGCTAGTTTACTTGCCGCTCCCGTACTGATGGGCTATCAAAACTGGGATGACCATGATCGTTCCGGAAAATATACCGCCACGGCTATGGCAAAAGCATACCTAGAATCTTGTGATCCTAATGCAATATTATTTACCATTGGAGATAACGACACCTTCCCACTATGGTATGCACAAGAAATTGAAGGCGTTAGAACCGATGTAAAACTAGTAAATACCAGCCTATTTATGACCGATTGGTACATCGATCAAATGAAAACCAAAACCTACGAATCCGAAGCCTTACCTATTTCGTTTACTCATGACCAATATGTAGGAGATAAACTAGACTACGTAGTAAGCATTCCTAAAACCGAAAACAGATGGGAAATAAAAGATTTTTTGTCTTTTATAAAAAACCCAAAATCTACGGTGACTATGCAAAACGGGCAAACCATTCATTTTTATCCTACAAATAAAATTAGAATTCCGGTGGATAAAAACACCATTATTCAAAACAAAGTTGTTGCATCCAAATACAACGACTCCATTGTGCCATACATTGACGTAGATATTAGCGGAAGAGCATTGTACAAAAATCGCTTAATGATGCTCGATATTGTTGCCAATAACAACTGGAAAAGACCTATTTATTTTAGTCCAGGCGCCTTTGATGACGAAGACTATCTCTGGATGAAAAACTACCTGCAATTAGAAGGCCTCGTTTACAAATTAGTACCGGTTAAAACCACGGTACCCAAAGACGCTAGCCCTCTTGATTTAGGCCAAGTTGATACCGATAAAATGATTCAAATTGTTAACAAATGGGAATGGGGAAACAGCGACAGCAACCATATATACCATGACCCAGAAACCCGTAGAGAATCTATAAACTATAGAACCAATCTGGCACGACTAATGAACCAATTAATCCTAGAGGGCAAAACCCAAAAAGCTGCCGAAATCATTGATTTGGCTATGACCAAAATGCCTCTAGAAAAATTTAATTATTACTCGCTACTAGAACCCTTTGCAGATGGTTATTATAAAGTGAACCAAAAACAAAAAGCGCAAAAACTATTGCAAACATTGGTGCACAAATACCAAGAAAACCTCAATTATTACAGAACCTTAGCAGCTGCAGACCAAACCAGTCTTGCCATAGACATCATTACAGATATAGAACGCTACAGAAGCTTAGTGCAAGTAATGCAAAACAATAAGGATCTTGGGTTTTACAACCAGCATAAAAAAACATTTAACACTTATATTGAAATATTTCAACGCTTTGGCAGAGAAAAAGAATAA
- a CDS encoding ISAon1 family transposase, giving the protein MDSKPNDCNAIASFYGVSGKNLQHQYKDFLSDFKIWDQKLHAKQWLIFPENIGKRLSIDETSLSNGELYTILTNKAGKGKKGTIVAMIAGTKAETVIAIIEKIPLKLRNSVTEITLDIAANMGLIAKKCFPNATRVTDRFHVQKLALEALQEIRIKYRWQAIDQENQAIEKAKKNKKRFEPEVLTNGDTIKQLLARSRYFLYKNKSKWTANQLQRALLLFELYPDIKEAYNLSQELRNIFENTTDKIIGFARLAKWHEKVNQSGFKSFNTISRSIMNHYQSILNYFDNRSTNASAESFNAKIKAFRSQFRGVRNVEFFLFRLTTIYGIKSKSCGEI; this is encoded by the coding sequence ATAGATTCCAAGCCTAATGATTGCAATGCTATCGCCTCTTTCTATGGCGTTAGCGGTAAAAATCTACAACATCAATACAAAGATTTCTTAAGTGATTTCAAAATATGGGATCAAAAACTACACGCAAAACAATGGCTTATATTTCCAGAAAACATAGGCAAACGCTTATCAATTGACGAAACCTCCTTGTCCAATGGCGAACTCTATACTATTTTGACCAACAAAGCTGGAAAGGGAAAGAAAGGAACTATAGTCGCTATGATTGCAGGAACCAAAGCAGAAACAGTAATTGCTATTATCGAAAAAATACCGCTTAAACTACGAAATTCTGTTACCGAAATAACTCTTGACATAGCCGCAAACATGGGATTGATTGCTAAAAAATGTTTCCCTAATGCCACTCGTGTCACAGATAGATTCCATGTGCAAAAATTAGCGTTAGAGGCTTTACAAGAAATCAGGATCAAATACCGCTGGCAAGCCATTGACCAGGAAAATCAGGCAATAGAAAAAGCGAAGAAAAACAAGAAAAGGTTTGAGCCTGAAGTATTGACTAATGGAGATACTATTAAGCAGTTACTTGCTAGAAGTAGGTATTTCTTATACAAGAATAAATCAAAATGGACGGCGAATCAATTACAACGAGCATTATTGTTGTTTGAATTATATCCCGACATAAAAGAAGCTTACAATCTATCTCAAGAATTACGGAACATTTTTGAAAACACAACCGATAAAATCATTGGTTTTGCCAGACTAGCTAAATGGCATGAAAAAGTAAATCAATCTGGTTTTAAGTCTTTCAATACAATCTCAAGATCGATAATGAATCATTATCAAAGCATATTAAACTATTTTGATAACAGAAGTACTAATGCATCAGCAGAATCCTTTAACGCCAAAATAAAAGCTTTTAGATCTCAGTTTAGAGGTGTTCGAAATGTAGAATTCTTTCTTTTTAGGCTAACTACTATTTATGGGATCAAGTCTAAAAGTTGTGGGGAAATATAA
- a CDS encoding ISAon1 family transposase N-terminal region protein, translated as MQDSFVDLLKLLLPEIIVEYFELTSYKKEEEILHLYLKEINSIPKEHRQYKLSSKGFFDEITVQDFPIRGHQVYLYITRRRWLNEDSGQVVFRDWNLVADGTRVTQEFASFLKEINRFQA; from the coding sequence ATGCAAGATTCTTTTGTCGACCTTCTCAAGTTGTTACTTCCTGAAATCATAGTTGAATACTTTGAACTGACTTCCTATAAAAAAGAGGAAGAGATACTTCATCTTTACTTAAAGGAGATTAATTCAATTCCTAAAGAACATCGTCAATATAAATTAAGCTCCAAGGGATTCTTTGATGAGATAACTGTTCAAGATTTTCCTATTCGTGGACATCAAGTTTATCTATATATCACCCGCAGAAGATGGCTTAACGAAGATAGTGGACAAGTTGTATTTAGGGATTGGAATTTAGTAGCTGACGGAACTCGGGTAACACAGGAGTTCGCGTCTTTTTTAAAAGAAATCAATAGATTCCAAGCCTAA